From the bacterium genome, one window contains:
- a CDS encoding sigma-70 family RNA polymerase sigma factor: protein MNFAEKSNDLIDKYLQEIGSVPLLTPDEEIDLAKKVKDGDEVALEKLTKANLRFVVSVAKQYQNQGLSLNDLINEGNIGLIKAAKRFDVTRGFKFISYAVWWIRQSILQALAEQSRVVRLPLNKIGTLNKIGKVFSDLEQEFEREPSSDEIADMLDITAFEVTNTMQMSGRHVSMDEPMHDSENNTLMDVIENEQQEPPDQDLLTESLRIEIQRALETLSAREAEVVKLYFGLETDHPMTLEEIGERFNLTRERVRQIKEKAIRRLRHASRSNVLRHYLG, encoded by the coding sequence ATGAACTTTGCAGAAAAAAGCAACGACCTTATAGACAAATATCTACAGGAAATAGGCAGCGTACCTCTTTTAACTCCGGATGAAGAAATTGACCTTGCCAAAAAAGTTAAAGACGGCGATGAGGTTGCGCTGGAAAAACTTACCAAGGCTAATTTGCGTTTTGTGGTTAGCGTAGCCAAACAATATCAAAACCAAGGTTTATCACTGAACGATCTGATTAACGAAGGTAATATAGGCCTTATCAAAGCGGCAAAACGTTTCGATGTCACGCGCGGATTCAAATTCATTTCGTATGCAGTTTGGTGGATTCGTCAATCGATTTTGCAGGCGCTGGCGGAGCAATCCCGTGTGGTTCGACTGCCGCTCAACAAGATCGGCACGCTGAATAAGATCGGCAAGGTATTCAGCGATCTCGAACAGGAATTTGAACGCGAACCCAGTTCGGATGAAATTGCAGATATGCTGGATATAACCGCGTTTGAAGTGACAAATACCATGCAGATGTCCGGACGTCACGTGTCGATGGATGAGCCGATGCACGATTCGGAAAACAATACCTTGATGGATGTGATTGAGAACGAACAGCAGGAACCGCCCGATCAGGATCTTTTGACCGAATCGCTTAGAATAGAAATTCAGCGTGCTCTGGAAACGCTTTCTGCGCGCGAAGCGGAAGTGGTTAAGCTCTATTTCGGGCTTGAAACGGATCACCCGATGACTCTGGAGGAGATCGGAGAACGATTTAATCTGACCCGTGAACGTGTTCGCCAAATTAAAGAAAAAGCCATCCGCCGACTGCGCCATGCATCCCGCAGCAATGTTCTGCGTCATTATTTAGGATAA